One window of the Colias croceus chromosome 5, ilColCroc2.1 genome contains the following:
- the LOC123691969 gene encoding uncharacterized protein LOC123691969: MIIYLTICNIFFISFASSSSINPPPIKTVSNKTEPSIQLHEQHNKTKIIIPSEGGTLLSSLPETLSTDNQPLLLSLDKDQVKNKEKSVVARKGVKYVPKDDSSIEHDNSIQNVDNKTVLIESTLTKITSKPLSNVGNASRTEKLPTTTKIHKPLVLSSELLDKSSPNIEIEPNMKIKKMSENSRPDLIMPIVITILVVPMFAVVGYMALKRGQEAWKNRHYKRMDFLLDGMYNE, translated from the coding sequence atgattatttacctaactatttgtaacatatttttcatttcatttgcATCTTCTAGCAGTATTAATCCTCCTCCAATTAAAACGGTTTCAAATAAAACCGAACCGTCGATTCAACTTCATgaacaacataataaaacgaaaataataattccaaGTGAAGGGGGTACACTTCTGTCCAGTCTCCCTGAGACATTGTCAACGGATAATCAGCCACTATTATTGAGTCTAGACAAGGACCAAGTTAAGAATAAAGAAAAGTCAGTTGTTGCCAGAAAAGGAGTAAAGTATGTGCCTAAAGATGATAGTAGTATTGAACATGACAACAGTATACAgaatgtagataataaaacagtTCTCATTGAATCCACCCTCACCAAAATTACAAGTAAACCACTGAGTAATGTTGGCAATGCATCTAGAACAGAGAAACTTCCCACTACTACTAAAATTCACAAACCGTTAGTGTTATCCTCTGAACTTCTGGACAAAAGTAGtccaaatattgaaattgaaccaaatatgaaaataaagaaaatgagTGAAAACAGTCGTCCAGATCTTATAATGCCAATTGTGATTACAATTTTAGTTGTACCAATGTTTGCAGTTGTTGGTTATATGGCTTTGAAAAGAGGCCAAGAGGCTTGGAAAAATCGACATTATAAAAGAATGGATTTTCTTTTGGATGGAATGTACAATGAATGA